The nucleotide window AGTTATATGGTGCTGGGTACCATCATTTCGAATTCAAGTAACTCAGCCGATGACAACGATGTGATTGTAGCGGTGAGAGAGAAAACCAATACTTCTTTCAAACTTACCATAAGGGAAACCGCTACACCAATACAGGATATTAATTATGAATATATTTTAATCCCGATTTAAAAATGGCTGTTACTGCTTTAGATACTATAAAAAACTGGTTTAAAACCCATTTAAAACCCACACAAGCCCAATTTTGGGCTATGTTGGATTCTTTTCGCCACAAGAGCGAAAAGGTTCCCGTGGCCGATATTGAGGGGCTGGATTCGCTTTTTGTAGGTATTCCGGGAATGGCGGAAGTTAACTCCAAATTACCCCACGGAGGCTACACCGGAAACGCCCAAATCCTAGCCACTTCCATTGAAACACTTAACGGGTTAGTTACTGATTTGCAGGAAGACGATGTTTTGACCGCTGGACAAATAACGACTTTGCAAGGTCAAATCACCGCAATTAACACCTTATTGACTTCGGACAATATTAATCTTGATACTGTCCAGGAGATTGTAGATGCGATTGAGACGGTTCAAACTTCGCTTAGTACGATCTTGGTGAATGACCTGACCACTGGTGGAACCACGAAAGCCTTAACGGCTGAAATGGGAAAAACGTTGAAAGGGTTGGTTGATAGCCTATCAGCCAAAATTCCGAAAGATTATTCTAAGGTAGTTTACGTTAATGCAAATACACCTACCACAGCAACAATTTTTGACACTAACAATCCTCCGGTAACAAATGATAATTCGTTAAAGTCGGATGTAAATAATTTATATATAGGATTGGATACATCTAGTTGGGTTTATAACGCAACTACTTTTACTTACGATGCAGAAACCATTACTTCAAAAGCTTCAACTTTTTATTTATATGGCACAAATAAAGATGCCGGTAATAATAAAAATAATGAGATTGAAAGATCGGGAGCTGTAGGTGTTGGAACGGCAACGAAGCCAAATCATGCCGTGACCAAGGCTCAACATGATTTAAAACAGGACAAAGACAACCAAGTAGAAGTTTCGGCAAATAGCAACGTTCTTAATGCGTGGCACGGACAAACGGTATTGTTTGCAGCAAATTGCACTATAACTGTACCGTCAACATTGAACAACTCACTTGGATTTGTCTTTAGAACATTGGCAGGTGTAACCGTTACGTGGGCTATTACCGCTCCGTTTACTTGGGAGACTACACCAAGCACAACCCCTGAGAAAACAGTAGGTCATTTTATGCGTAGAGGTTCGACTAACACGATAATATTAGATTTCTAATTATGGGATTAAAGAAATATTATTTTGGAAAATCAAAATATACTTCTTTGATAGGAAGTGTGTATAGTGGTTCTGAAAAATGGGACGGCGGTGTTTTAGCTCCAAATGGTAAAATATATTTTGCGCCGAGGGCGGCTAATCAAATTTTACAATTAGACCCATCTACAAATACTACTTCTTTAATAGGAAGTAATTATTCTAGTATGGGCATTTTTAAATATGCAGGTGGCGTTTTAGCACCAAACGGTAAAATATATTTTGTGCCAAATAATGCTAATCAGGTATTACAATTAGACCCATCTACAAATACTACTTCTTTGATAGGAAGTGTGTATGGTGGTGGAGCAAGATGGATTGGCGGTGTTTTAGCTCCAAATGGTAAAATATATTTTGCGCCACATGATACTTCGCAAATTTTAGAATTAGACCCATCTACAAATACTACTTCTTTGATAGGAAGTGTGTATAGTGGCTCGAATAAATATCAAGGTGGCGTTTTAGCACCAAACGGTAAAATATATTTTACACCATATTCAGCTTCGCAAATTTTACAATTAGACCCAGCCACAAATACTACTTCTTTGATAGGAAGTGTGTACACTGGTGTAGAAAAATATACTGGCGGTGTTTTAGCTCCAAATGGTAAAATATATTTTGTGCCATTACAGGCCTCACAAATTTTACAATTAGACCCAGCCACAAATACTACTTCTTTGATAGGAAGTGTGTATGG belongs to Flavobacterium gilvum and includes:
- a CDS encoding Vgb family protein: MGLKKYYFGKSKYTSLIGSVYSGSEKWDGGVLAPNGKIYFAPRAANQILQLDPSTNTTSLIGSNYSSMGIFKYAGGVLAPNGKIYFVPNNANQVLQLDPSTNTTSLIGSVYGGGARWIGGVLAPNGKIYFAPHDTSQILELDPSTNTTSLIGSVYSGSNKYQGGVLAPNGKIYFTPYSASQILQLDPATNTTSLIGSVYTGVEKYTGGVLAPNGKIYFVPLQASQILQLDPATNTTSLIGSVYGGSYKYAGGVLAPNGKIYFVFNGASQILQLDPTTNTTSLLSGIYSSSSKYAFGVLAPNGKIYFAPRAANQIMQLSKINIPDIIGSDAQIPSDLSTLPASNYNMYYNKY